The Piliocolobus tephrosceles isolate RC106 chromosome 2, ASM277652v3, whole genome shotgun sequence genome window below encodes:
- the ZNF445 gene encoding zinc finger protein 445 isoform X2 gives MEDTPAAQMPALFQREGCPRDQVIPPKSVTAQLQETMTFKDVEVTFSQDEWGWLDSAQRNLYRDVMLENYRNMAFLVGPFTKPALISWLEAREPWGLNLQAAQPKGNAGVAPTGDDLQIKTNKFILDQEPLEEAETLAVSSGCPATSVSEGIGLRESFQQKSRQKDQCENPIQVTVKKEETNFSHRTGKDSEVSGSNSLDLKHVTYLRVSGRKESLKHGCGKHFRMSSHHYDYKKYGKGLRHMIGGFSLHQRIHTGLKGNKKDVCGKDFSLSSHHQHGQSLHTVGVSFKCSDCGRTFSHSSHLAYHQRLHTQEKAFKCRVCGKAFRWSSNCARHEKIHTGVKPYKCDLCEKAFRRLSAYRLHRETHAKKKFLELNQYRAALTYSSGFDHHLGDQSGEKLFDCSQCRKSFHCKSYVLEHQRIHTQEKPYKCTKCRKTFRWRSNFTRHMRLHEEEKFYKQDECRDGFRQSPDCSQPQGAPAVEKTFMCQQCGKTFTRKKTLVDHQRIHTGEKPYHCSDCGKDFAYRSAFIVHKKKHAMKRKPEGGASFSQDRVFQVPQSSHSREEPYKCSQCGKAFCNHSFLLIHQRVHTGEKPYKCRECGKAFRWSSNLYRHQRIHSLQKQYDCRESEKTPNVEPKILTGEKRFWCQECGKTFTRKRTLLDHKGIHSGEKRYKCNLCGKSYDRNYRLVNHQRIHSTERPFKCQWCGKEFIGRHTLSSHQRKHTRAAQAERSPSARSSSQDTKLRLQKLKPSEEMPLEDCKEACNQSSRLTGLQDITVGKKCHKCSICGKTFNKSSQLISHKRFHTRERPFKCTKCGKTFRWSSNLARHMKNHIRD, from the exons ATACTCCTGCTGCCCAGATGCCTGCCCTTTTCCAGAGAGAGGGGTGCCCAAGAGACCAGGTAATACCACCCAAGTCCGTGACAGCCCAGCTTCAG GAGACTATGACTTTCAAGGATGTGGAGGTGACCTTCTCCCAGGACGAGTGGGGGTGGCTGGACTCTGCTCAGAGAAACCTGTACAGGGATGTGATGCTGGAGAATTATAGGAACATGGCTTTCCTGG TGGGACCATTCACCAAACCTGCTCTGATCTCCTGGTTGGAAGCAAGGGAGCCATGGGGCCTGAACTTGCAGGCAGCTCAGCCTAAGGGGAATGCAGGTGTTGCCCCTACAG gAGATGACCTccagattaaaacaaacaaattcatCTTAGATCAGGAACCTTTGGAAGAAGCAGAAACCTTAGCTGTGTCATCAGGATGTCCTGCGACAAGTGTTTCTGAGGGAATTGGGCTCAGAGAATCTTTTCAACAGAAGAGCAGGCAAAAGGATCAATGTGAAAACCCCATACAAGTAACAGTTAAAAAAGAAGAGACCAATTTCAGTCACAGGACAGGAAAAGACTCTGAAGTATCAGGAAGTAATAGTCTTGACTTAAAACATGTTACATATTTGAGAGTTTCTGGAAGAAAGGAATCCCTTAAACATGGCTGTGGCAAACACTTCAGAATGAGTTCACACCACTATGACTACAAGAAATATGGGAAGGGGCTCAGACACATGATTGGCGGCTTCAGCctacatcagagaattcatactggactGAAAGGGAATAAAAAGGACGTATGTGGAAAAGACTTCAGCCTTAGCTCTCATCACCAGCACGGGCAGAGTCTTCACACGGTGGGAGTGTCATTTAAGTGCAGTGACTGTGGAAGAACTTTCAGTCATAGCTCCCATCTTGCATATCATCAGAGACTTCACACTCAAGAGAAAGCATTTAAATGTAGGGTGTGTGGGAAAGCCTTCCGGTGGAGTTCCAACTGCGCGCGGCATGAGAAAATTCACACTGGAGTGAAGCCCTATAAATGCGATTTATGTGAGAAAGCTTTCCGACGTCTGTCAGCCTACCGTCTGCACCGAGAAACCCATGCTAAGAAGAAATTTCTTGAATTGAATCAGTATAGGGCAGCTCTCACCTATAGCTCAGGGTTTGATCATcatttgggagaccaaagtggggaGAAACTCTTTGACTGCAGCCAGTGCAGGAAATCCTTCCACTGTAAGTCATATGTTCTTGAACATCAAAGGATTCACACCCAGGAGAAGCCCTATAAATGTACCAAATGCAGGAAAACCTTTAGGTGGAGATCAAACTTTACTCGTCATATGAGGTTGCATGAGGAGGAAAAATTCTACAAACAAGATGAATGTCGTGACGGCTTCAGGCAGTCTCCTGACTGCAGTCAGCCCCAGGGTGCCCCCGCTGTGGAGAAAACGTTTATGTGTCAGCAGTGTGGGAAAACTTTTACTAGAAAGAAAACTCTCGTTGACCACCAGCGAATTCACACAGGTGAGAAACCATACCACTGTAGCGATTGTGGGAAGGACTTTGCCTATAGGTCAGCCTTTATTGTTCATAAGAAGAAGCATGCCATGAAAAGAAAACCTGAGGGCGGGGCATCTTTTAGTCAGGACAGAGTGTTCCAGGTTCCTCAGAGCAGTCACTCCAGGGAGGAGCCCTACAAATGCAGCCAGTGTGGCAAGGCCTTCTGCAAtcactccttcctcctcatccatcagagagttcacactggagagaagccgTATAAGTGTAGggagtgtgggaaagccttcagatGGAGTTCTAATCTCTACCGACATCAGAGGATTCACTCTCTTCAAAAACAGTATGATTGCCGTGAAAGTGAAAAGACTCCAAATGTGGAGCCGAAAATCCTCACTGGTGAGAAACGTTTTTGGTGTCAAGAATGTGGGAAAACCTTTACACGTAAAAGAACCCTTTTAGATCATAAGGGAATACACAGTGGAGAGAAGCGCTATAAATGTAATCTGTGTGGGAAATCTTATGATAGAAACTATCGCCTTGTTAACCATCAGAGGATCCACTCTACAGAGAGGCCTTTCAAATGTCAGTGGTGTGGGAAAGAGTTCATTGGGAGACATACCCTTTCCAGTCACCAGAGGAAACACACCAGAGCAGCACAGGCTGAACGTAGCCCATCTGCGCGGTCTTCCTCTCAGGACACAAAGTTGAGATTACAGAAGCTAAAACCAAGTGAGGAGATGCCCCTCGAAGACTGCAAAGAAGCTTGCAACCAGAGCTCCAGGCTCACTGGACTCCAGGACATAACCGTTGGGAAAAAGTGCCACAAATGCAGCATATGTGGGAAAACTTTCAACAAGAGTTCACAACTCATTAGCCACAAGAGATTTCATACTCGAGAGAGGCCGTTCAAATGCACCAAGTGTGGGAAGACCTTCAGGTGGTCTTCGAACCTGGCTCGGCATATGAAAAACCATATTAGAGATTAG